In the Fibrobacter sp. genome, one interval contains:
- a CDS encoding YraN family protein, with protein sequence MKSESVKSNSVKSVNRKKGNAIETEASAYLMRNGYEILDRNYAYRGGELDIVARDGQTVVFVEVKSVWTAGQGNPAARVNALKQRKIWNTACHYLYTQKEKAPKGFDTPCRFDVLSIRAYQKPMQFEHYKNAFEGSQVIPQC encoded by the coding sequence ATGAAAAGTGAAAGTGTGAAGAGCAATTCGGTGAAGTCCGTCAATCGCAAGAAGGGTAACGCTATCGAGACGGAGGCTTCGGCCTACCTGATGCGGAACGGTTATGAAATTCTGGACAGAAACTACGCCTACCGCGGAGGCGAGCTGGACATTGTGGCCCGAGACGGACAGACTGTTGTTTTCGTAGAGGTCAAGTCCGTGTGGACCGCTGGACAAGGAAACCCCGCAGCCCGCGTAAATGCCCTCAAGCAGCGTAAAATCTGGAACACTGCCTGCCATTACCTCTACACTCAAAAAGAAAAGGCCCCAAAAGGCTTTGACACTCCCTGCCGTTTCGACGTCCTTTCTATTCGCGCTTACCAGAAGCCCATGCAGTTTGAACACTACAAGAACGCCTTCGAAGGGTCGCAGGTGATTCCACAGTGTTAG
- a CDS encoding threonylcarbamoyl-AMP synthase, protein MRFEVHPANPQARIVKLAAAALEDDGLVLYPTESGYAIGCNAESPKAIHKLYALKKPMKKFFMALIVPNIKAATDYARVDNFAFNIMKPRVPGPYTFVLPADPHIARRLDVKRPEIGIRMPTHPFFTELFQHFDKPILSTAAKLSEEDLYDPDEIWKTFEHSVEMMVDCGPIEINPTNIISLVGDQVEVIRGELLDP, encoded by the coding sequence ATGCGTTTTGAAGTTCATCCAGCCAATCCACAGGCAAGAATCGTTAAACTTGCGGCTGCCGCCTTGGAAGACGACGGTCTGGTTCTCTACCCCACCGAATCCGGTTATGCTATCGGTTGTAACGCGGAATCTCCGAAGGCAATCCACAAGCTCTACGCCCTGAAAAAACCTATGAAGAAATTCTTCATGGCCCTGATCGTGCCAAACATCAAGGCGGCTACGGACTATGCCCGCGTAGATAACTTTGCCTTCAACATCATGAAGCCGAGAGTCCCTGGGCCCTACACCTTTGTTTTGCCTGCGGACCCGCACATCGCCCGGCGGCTAGACGTAAAACGTCCAGAAATCGGCATCCGTATGCCGACACACCCCTTCTTCACGGAACTGTTCCAGCATTTTGACAAGCCTATCCTGAGTACGGCGGCAAAGCTCAGCGAAGAAGACCTTTACGACCCCGACGAAATCTGGAAGACCTTCGAACACTCCGTAGAGATGATGGTGGACTGCGGGCCTATCGAAATCAACCCCACGAACATCATTAGCCTGGTGGGAGACCAGGTGGAAGTGATTCGTGGGGAATTGCTGGACCCCTAA
- a CDS encoding fibrobacter succinogenes major paralogous domain-containing protein produces the protein MIRKTICFLVCLSAICAFALPKSWESIFKTNEEANYASAKISGNVRLGKYTHYKNVQPVSFKVDSEVFSFAVSGNMTVPAEVIEKGDFFSVCNTTKEAWISYFGDPETYGKEDLVVHVAGVDLACGDILYAVGDLKIKFFNKKAQDEWNKKYEKGEKYKRELLVNFRREEQEHRATIRDNSSQFKDPRDGQVYRTIKIEGREWFAQNVNYDVPGHSWCYEDKDNYCVRSGRLYDLEGARKACPEGWHLPRDREWQDMLTGLTQCYDGVDKCGAFASKLKATTGWHGGGGTDEYGFTVFSSGYRKMIGSKTVRYEDMGEYAGFWSSQNGRNETIWLWAMGRMSDQMVRQLVNNKGNAYSVRCINGN, from the coding sequence GTGATTCGCAAAACTATTTGTTTTTTAGTCTGTCTATCTGCAATTTGTGCCTTTGCCCTGCCCAAGTCGTGGGAATCTATTTTCAAGACCAACGAGGAGGCTAATTACGCTTCTGCAAAGATTAGCGGCAATGTCCGTCTAGGCAAATACACCCACTACAAGAACGTGCAACCGGTATCTTTCAAGGTGGATAGCGAAGTATTCTCTTTTGCGGTCTCCGGAAACATGACCGTTCCTGCCGAAGTAATCGAAAAAGGGGACTTTTTCTCCGTATGTAACACCACCAAGGAAGCCTGGATTTCTTACTTTGGTGACCCCGAAACATACGGCAAAGAAGACCTAGTCGTGCATGTGGCTGGCGTGGATTTGGCCTGTGGAGATATACTCTATGCTGTTGGAGACCTGAAAATCAAGTTCTTCAACAAGAAAGCCCAGGACGAATGGAACAAGAAATACGAAAAGGGCGAAAAGTACAAACGTGAACTGCTGGTGAATTTCAGGCGCGAAGAGCAGGAACACCGAGCCACCATCCGCGACAATTCCAGCCAGTTCAAGGACCCCCGCGACGGTCAGGTTTACAGAACCATCAAGATTGAGGGCCGTGAATGGTTCGCCCAGAACGTAAATTACGATGTGCCCGGGCATTCCTGGTGCTATGAGGACAAGGACAACTACTGTGTCCGTAGTGGCCGTCTTTACGATTTAGAAGGAGCCCGCAAGGCTTGCCCCGAAGGTTGGCATCTGCCCCGCGACAGGGAATGGCAGGACATGCTGACGGGCCTTACCCAGTGCTACGATGGTGTGGATAAATGCGGTGCATTTGCAAGCAAACTGAAGGCCACTACGGGCTGGCACGGTGGTGGCGGCACAGACGAATATGGCTTTACGGTTTTCTCTTCGGGCTACCGCAAGATGATCGGTTCCAAGACGGTGCGTTACGAAGATATGGGCGAGTATGCTGGTTTCTGGTCGTCCCAGAACGGCAGGAACGAAACCATTTGGCTTTGGGCCATGGGCCGCATGTCAGACCAGATGGTCCGACAGCTTGTGAACAACAAGGGCAACGCCTACTCTGTCCGCTGCATCAACGGAAACTAA
- the purU gene encoding formyltetrahydrofolate deformylase: MAKNKYILQIHCPDQTGLIAGTTQVLAKAGANIIDLQQHTAKDIETFFLRAVFEMESEDVQEIYKHLETLEGHLKLNWKLFDTSKIERVAIFVSKTDHCLYDLLLKQRDGDLPCEFSCIVGNHPDLGPVGGTFGVPFYYVPSNPDKTIPENRFREIIAETRTDTVVLARYMQILSEAFTEEFKYRIINIHHGFLPAFKGAKPYHQAWHKGVKIIGATAHFATEDLDQGPIICQDIQRVPETASIDELVELGKDIEKRTLSAALKLWLEHRVFVYAGRTFIL; encoded by the coding sequence ATGGCAAAAAACAAGTACATTCTTCAGATTCATTGCCCTGACCAGACAGGACTTATTGCGGGTACTACCCAGGTCCTTGCAAAAGCGGGCGCTAATATTATTGATTTACAACAACATACGGCCAAGGACATCGAGACCTTTTTCCTCAGGGCCGTTTTCGAGATGGAATCAGAGGACGTCCAGGAGATTTACAAGCATCTTGAAACCCTGGAAGGTCACCTAAAACTCAACTGGAAACTGTTTGACACCTCCAAAATTGAGCGCGTCGCCATTTTTGTGTCCAAAACAGACCACTGTCTCTACGATTTGCTTCTCAAACAACGTGACGGTGACCTGCCCTGCGAATTCAGCTGTATCGTCGGAAACCACCCCGATCTTGGACCCGTGGGCGGAACCTTTGGCGTGCCCTTCTACTACGTTCCCAGCAATCCGGACAAGACCATTCCCGAAAACCGTTTCCGCGAAATCATCGCCGAGACCAGGACCGATACGGTGGTCCTCGCCCGCTACATGCAGATTTTGAGCGAAGCCTTTACCGAAGAATTCAAGTACCGCATCATCAACATCCACCACGGGTTTCTGCCCGCCTTCAAGGGAGCTAAACCCTACCACCAGGCCTGGCACAAGGGTGTGAAGATTATCGGTGCTACCGCCCATTTTGCAACAGAAGACCTGGACCAGGGCCCCATCATCTGCCAGGATATCCAGCGGGTGCCCGAAACGGCCAGCATCGACGAACTGGTGGAACTGGGCAAGGATATCGAAAAGCGGACCCTTTCTGCCGCCCTGAAACTCTGGCTGGAACACCGCGTGTTCGTCTATGCCGGAAGAACCTTTATTCTATAG
- the pyrE gene encoding orotate phosphoribosyltransferase, with translation MNIKDQFVHFLVESGALKFGDFITKSGRETPYFINTGEFRTGASLSKLAEYYASTFMVHFDGKAQNLYGPAYKGIPLCAATAMKLSDVYGQNLTFTYNRKEVKDHGEGGSLVGYKYTEKTDVVIIEDVITAGTSVNETMQALSKIENANVVGLLISVDRKEKLENGKSALQTVQDEYGIVAHSIVNINDIIAFLKSEENRKAINAPEGILDKVYAYREKWGAN, from the coding sequence ATGAACATCAAAGATCAATTTGTCCATTTTCTTGTAGAATCCGGTGCTCTCAAGTTCGGTGACTTTATCACCAAGAGCGGTCGCGAGACCCCGTATTTCATCAACACCGGAGAATTCCGCACGGGAGCAAGTCTTTCTAAGCTTGCCGAGTACTACGCCAGCACTTTCATGGTTCACTTTGACGGCAAGGCCCAGAACCTTTACGGCCCAGCCTACAAGGGAATTCCCCTGTGCGCTGCTACAGCCATGAAGCTCTCCGACGTCTATGGTCAGAACCTCACCTTCACCTACAACCGCAAAGAAGTGAAGGACCACGGCGAAGGCGGTTCTCTGGTGGGCTACAAGTACACCGAAAAGACCGACGTGGTCATCATCGAAGACGTGATTACCGCAGGCACCAGCGTGAACGAGACCATGCAGGCCCTCTCCAAGATTGAAAACGCCAATGTGGTCGGCCTCTTGATTTCGGTAGACCGCAAGGAAAAACTGGAAAACGGCAAGTCCGCCCTCCAGACCGTGCAAGACGAATACGGCATCGTTGCCCACTCCATCGTGAACATCAACGACATCATCGCGTTCCTCAAAAGCGAAGAGAACCGCAAGGCCATCAACGCCCCCGAAGGAATTCTCGACAAGGTTTACGCCTACCGCGAAAAGTGGGGCGCAAACTAA
- a CDS encoding DEAD/DEAH box helicase — translation MSEEIIEEKKEEKINPFLTPVKIIEPKNKLPDYTFDQLPDEQKNILREHGWTELMPVQRKTIPYMLAARDMLVQSKTGSGKTGAYVLPLLQVIVRDHPYPQALILVPTRELCIQVQDEIEKLSKGTGIRSVAIFGGVAYEPQLKALREGVHIIVATPGRLMDHVQRGNVDFLDIRDLVLDEADEMLSMGFYPDMQKIRRYLPKAISCTMFSATIPQTVKSLAREFQRPSAEFLSLSYDKVIANNLEHRWYPCDVMEKDSMTIKVLEYYNPDSCMIFCNKKSDVSYLEQVLSGYGFQVGALSGDVAQSMREKTLNAFRDKKIKILICTDVAARGIDVDHVTHVIVYDHPADHEVYVHRSGRTARAGKSGLCISLITPVEEIEIKQTAADFGINFIKMETPTDEEIAKRVSDRLRVRLEQERQHFGGQKATERISRFLPLVRELASIPEDQMLLAFLLDKYAWRR, via the coding sequence ATGAGCGAAGAAATTATCGAAGAGAAAAAAGAGGAAAAAATCAATCCTTTCTTGACGCCGGTCAAGATTATCGAACCGAAGAACAAGCTGCCCGACTACACTTTCGACCAGCTGCCCGACGAACAGAAGAACATCTTGAGAGAACACGGCTGGACGGAGTTGATGCCCGTGCAGCGCAAGACCATCCCCTATATGCTGGCCGCCCGGGACATGCTGGTGCAGTCCAAGACCGGCTCGGGCAAGACCGGGGCCTACGTGCTGCCCCTTCTGCAGGTCATCGTGCGGGACCATCCGTATCCGCAGGCTTTGATTCTTGTGCCGACCCGCGAACTTTGCATCCAAGTGCAAGACGAAATCGAGAAGCTTTCCAAGGGCACGGGCATTAGGTCCGTGGCCATCTTTGGCGGCGTGGCCTACGAACCCCAGCTGAAGGCTCTCCGCGAAGGAGTGCACATCATCGTCGCGACCCCTGGCCGCCTGATGGACCATGTGCAGCGCGGCAACGTGGACTTCTTGGATATTCGCGACCTGGTGCTGGACGAAGCCGACGAAATGCTTTCCATGGGATTCTACCCCGACATGCAGAAGATTCGCCGCTACCTGCCCAAGGCTATTTCCTGCACCATGTTCAGCGCCACCATCCCCCAGACGGTGAAGAGCCTCGCCCGGGAATTCCAGCGCCCCAGCGCCGAATTCCTTTCCCTCAGCTACGACAAGGTGATTGCCAACAACCTGGAGCACCGCTGGTATCCTTGCGACGTGATGGAAAAGGATTCCATGACCATCAAGGTGCTGGAATACTACAATCCCGACAGCTGCATGATTTTCTGCAACAAGAAGAGCGACGTGAGCTATTTGGAGCAGGTGCTTTCGGGCTACGGCTTCCAGGTGGGTGCCTTGAGCGGCGACGTGGCACAGTCCATGCGAGAAAAGACCCTGAACGCCTTCCGCGACAAGAAAATCAAGATTTTGATTTGTACCGACGTGGCCGCCCGCGGAATCGACGTGGACCACGTGACCCACGTGATTGTGTATGACCATCCCGCCGACCACGAAGTGTATGTGCACCGTAGCGGCCGTACCGCCCGTGCGGGCAAGAGCGGACTCTGCATCTCCCTCATCACGCCTGTCGAAGAAATCGAAATCAAGCAGACCGCCGCCGACTTCGGCATCAACTTCATCAAGATGGAAACACCCACCGACGAAGAGATTGCCAAGCGTGTCAGCGACCGCCTGCGTGTTCGCCTTGAGCAGGAACGGCAGCATTTCGGCGGGCAAAAGGCTACCGAACGCATCAGCAGGTTCTTGCCGCTGGTTCGTGAACTGGCAAGCATTCCCGAAGACCAGATGCTGCTGGCATTCTTGCTGGACAAGTACGCGTGGAGAAGGTAG
- the map gene encoding type I methionyl aminopeptidase, giving the protein MAKIKVKSAKEIELIRDAGALAAETLILAGEMCKPGVSTLEIDEFIGDYTNKHKGRSACMGYHGYPRYACISINEVVCHGIPRADTILKDGDIVNIDITTILSGYHGDTSAMFCVGKVSSLAQELVDTAKFCMEEGIRAAGEPRARFCDIGCAIQDIADEHGFSVVEDYCGHGIGRGFHEEPTVLHFRNSERTPFIEVGNVFTVEPMINVGKPGTKTLNDGWTAVTRDGSLSAQWEHTIVRTKDGVEILTLPR; this is encoded by the coding sequence ATGGCTAAAATTAAAGTAAAATCTGCAAAAGAAATCGAGCTTATCCGCGATGCGGGAGCTCTTGCCGCCGAGACGCTGATTCTTGCCGGCGAAATGTGCAAGCCCGGCGTTTCCACCCTGGAAATCGACGAGTTCATCGGGGACTACACCAACAAGCACAAGGGCCGCTCCGCCTGCATGGGCTACCACGGCTACCCCCGCTACGCCTGCATCAGCATCAACGAAGTGGTATGCCATGGCATCCCCCGTGCCGATACCATTCTCAAGGACGGCGATATCGTGAACATCGACATCACCACCATCCTTTCGGGCTACCACGGCGATACCTCTGCCATGTTCTGCGTTGGTAAGGTCTCCAGCCTCGCCCAAGAGCTGGTGGACACCGCCAAGTTCTGCATGGAAGAAGGCATCCGCGCTGCCGGCGAACCCAGGGCCCGTTTCTGCGATATCGGCTGTGCCATCCAGGACATCGCCGACGAACACGGTTTCAGCGTGGTAGAAGACTACTGCGGCCACGGCATCGGCCGGGGCTTCCACGAAGAACCTACGGTGCTCCATTTCCGCAACTCCGAGCGCACCCCCTTCATCGAGGTGGGCAACGTGTTCACGGTAGAACCCATGATCAACGTGGGCAAGCCCGGCACCAAGACCCTGAACGACGGCTGGACCGCCGTGACACGCGACGGTTCGCTTTCAGCCCAGTGGGAACACACCATCGTCCGTACCAAAGACGGGGTGGAAATTTTGACGCTGCCTCGCTAG
- a CDS encoding fibrobacter succinogenes major paralogous domain-containing protein: MEVSLNKGCVSYTENDVIRKQIYEGRDSVYACKNGAWTGSVEMYIVYGSLLIDERDLKSYKTVIIGSQTWMAENLNYADSINYPGMEGRSWCYINRLDSCTKYGRLYTWAAAMDSAGTFSTNGKNCGYGKTCSPTYPVRGICPEGWHLPTKNEFESLFTAVGGDSTAGKMLKSKTGWYHNGNGTDDYGFSARPAGRYGGSFDGGITNAYFWSATEYYSSNAYGVFLGDHYDLASQNDYIKRFAFSVRCVKDSE, encoded by the coding sequence ATGGAAGTTTCGTTGAATAAGGGATGCGTAAGTTATACAGAAAATGATGTAATTAGAAAACAAATATACGAAGGACGTGATTCCGTTTATGCTTGCAAAAACGGCGCGTGGACGGGTTCTGTTGAGATGTATATTGTGTATGGTAGTTTGTTGATTGATGAAAGAGACTTGAAATCCTATAAAACCGTTATCATCGGTTCTCAGACCTGGATGGCTGAAAATCTTAACTATGCGGATTCCATTAATTATCCCGGTATGGAAGGACGAAGCTGGTGCTACATAAACCGTTTGGATAGCTGTACAAAATATGGCAGACTCTATACATGGGCTGCCGCTATGGATAGTGCAGGGACTTTTAGCACCAATGGAAAAAATTGCGGTTATGGAAAAACTTGCTCACCGACTTATCCTGTTCGTGGAATTTGCCCCGAGGGTTGGCATTTGCCAACAAAAAATGAATTTGAATCGCTTTTTACTGCGGTGGGTGGAGATTCTACGGCTGGAAAAATGCTCAAGTCAAAGACGGGTTGGTATCATAATGGCAACGGAACAGACGATTACGGCTTTTCCGCACGGCCCGCTGGCCGCTACGGGGGCTCCTTCGACGGCGGAATCACCAATGCCTACTTCTGGAGTGCTACTGAATACTATAGCAGCAACGCCTACGGTGTGTTCCTGGGCGACCATTACGACCTTGCGAGCCAGAACGACTACATCAAGAGGTTCGCATTCTCCGTCCGTTGTGTAAAGGATTCTGAGTAA